DNA sequence from the Paraburkholderia azotifigens genome:
TTGTGCTGCTGGTACGCCCTCAAGGGCTTTTCGGCGCGAGGGCCTAACCGATGCGCGACGTTCGTTCGATCCTGATCTTCGGTGTGCTGTTGGCCGTGGTCGCCAGCGTGTTGCAATCTGGCGTGCTGCTCACGTTTCTGATGATGTCGCTATATGCGGTGTTGCTATCGCAATCATGGAACATTCTCGGCGGCTATGGCGGGCAATTGTCGTTTGGACATGCATTGTTCTTCGGCGTCGGCGCATACACGCAGGCCATTGCGCAATTGAGCTGGGGCTGGAATCCGTGGCTCGCGTTGCCGGTTGCAATCGTATTCGGAGCGTTTGCCGGACTGATGGTGGGTGCGCTGGCGTTTCGCGGCGGATTAAAAGGTTCGTACTTTGCGCTAGTGACGCTGGCTTTTGCCGAAGTGGCGCGCATCCTCGCGGTGTCGGTGTCGTTCACGGGCGGCGGTGTCGGTTTGATGGTGCCGCTGCATGCGAGCGCGGCGAACCTGCAATTTGGGTCCAGGCGCGGCTACGTGTATTTGCTGCTGTCATTCGTGATCGCCGCGCTGCTGGTCACCGCATGGTTGCGTCATTCGCGTTTCGGCGCATACCTGCAGGCGGTGCGCGATAACGAAAGCGCTGCGCGGGCGATCGGCGTCGATCCGGTGCGCGTGAAGCTGGGCGCGATCGCGTTGTCGGCTTCGTTTATGGCTGCGGCGGGCGCGTGCTATGTGCAGATGTTCCAGTACATCGATGCCGGTATCGCGTTCGGCCCTTCGATATCGATCGAAGCGCTGGTGGGCGTGATAGTCGGCGGAGTCGGCACGTTGTGGGGCCCCGTACTGGGTGCGGCGCTCCTTTATGTCCTCGGTGAATCGACCCGCAACCTGTTCGGCGAACTGCCGGGTATCAGCATGGTGATCTATGGCGCGGTGCTGGTCGTGATCGTCATGTTTTTGCCGCGCGGCCTGACGGGTGCGGGCATGTCGGTGCGTCGCATGATGGGCCGGCCGGCGAAACCGAATCGCACTAGCGAGCGCAAGGAGGAAGCCCGTGTCTGATGCGCTTTTGCAGGCCCGTGGCCTGTCCATCACGTTTGGCGGCCTGAAGGCGGTGCAGGACGTCAGTCTCGATGTCATGCCCAACTCGCTGACGGCACTCGTCGGTCCGAACGGTGCCGGCAAGACGACGCTGTTCGCGTTGCTGTCGGGGTTTCTTCGGCCCGGTGCCGGGCGCGTCCAGTATCTGGGGCGCGACATTACGGGGATGGCGCCGCATCAGTCGGCAAGGCTTGGCTTGACGCGGACGTTCCAGATCGTGCAGCCATTCGGCGCACAGACCGTGCGCGAGAACATTGCGGTTGGCGCGCACCTGCATCAACCTGGGCGGCGGGCCGCGCTGGCGGCTGCGGAGGAGGTCGCGCAACGGGTGAATCTGCACGACAACCTCGATAAGCCAGCAGCAGATCTGACCGTGAGCGGTCGCAAGCGTCTCGAACTGGCGCGTGCGCTTGCGACGAAGCCTCGTTTGCTGTTGCTCGACGAAGTGCTCGCCGGACTGAATCCAAGCGAGATCGACGAGATGATTCCCGTCATTCGTAGCCTGGTCGACAGCGGCGTGACGGTGCTGATGATCGAGCACGTGATGCGCGCAGTGATGAGCCTGGCCGAACACGTCTGGGTGCTGGCGCAAGGCCGGTTGATCGCGGGCGGCACGCCGCGTGAAGTGACATCGGACCCGTCCGTGATCGAAGCGTATCTCGGTCACGGCACGGCCCAACGGCTGGCGCGTGAAGGAGAACGTCGGTGAGCGCATTGCTCGAAGTGAGCGGGCTTCGCACAGGCTATGGGCGCACCGAAGTGCTGCGCGGCGTGGATATGCGTGTCGACGAAGGCGAGATTGTCGTGCTGCTCGGCAGTAACGGTGTCGGCAAAACCACGCTGAACAACACCGTGTGCGGCATTAATCCTGTGTGGCAGGGCGCCGTGCGGTTCGACGGTCACGACCTGACCGGGCGACACTACCGCGCCGTCGTCGGAGCCGGCCTGA
Encoded proteins:
- a CDS encoding branched-chain amino acid ABC transporter permease, whose translation is MRDVRSILIFGVLLAVVASVLQSGVLLTFLMMSLYAVLLSQSWNILGGYGGQLSFGHALFFGVGAYTQAIAQLSWGWNPWLALPVAIVFGAFAGLMVGALAFRGGLKGSYFALVTLAFAEVARILAVSVSFTGGGVGLMVPLHASAANLQFGSRRGYVYLLLSFVIAALLVTAWLRHSRFGAYLQAVRDNESAARAIGVDPVRVKLGAIALSASFMAAAGACYVQMFQYIDAGIAFGPSISIEALVGVIVGGVGTLWGPVLGAALLYVLGESTRNLFGELPGISMVIYGAVLVVIVMFLPRGLTGAGMSVRRMMGRPAKPNRTSERKEEARV
- a CDS encoding ABC transporter ATP-binding protein, with protein sequence MSDALLQARGLSITFGGLKAVQDVSLDVMPNSLTALVGPNGAGKTTLFALLSGFLRPGAGRVQYLGRDITGMAPHQSARLGLTRTFQIVQPFGAQTVRENIAVGAHLHQPGRRAALAAAEEVAQRVNLHDNLDKPAADLTVSGRKRLELARALATKPRLLLLDEVLAGLNPSEIDEMIPVIRSLVDSGVTVLMIEHVMRAVMSLAEHVWVLAQGRLIAGGTPREVTSDPSVIEAYLGHGTAQRLAREGERR